One Polaribacter sp. SA4-12 genomic window carries:
- the nhaD gene encoding sodium:proton antiporter NhaD: protein MESVIIIVFVMGYLAITLEHNLKLDKLIPALMMMAVCWALVALGVDNFTQWFDSANHGLVDGFASMVHDDKLHIVEETLLHHLGKTAEILVFLLGAMTIVEIIDYFDGFSTIKSYVKTKKKSKILWIFSILAFVLSAIIDNLTATIVLISILQKIVKNREERIWFAGLIIIAANAGGAWSPIGDVTTTMLWIGKKVTTLKLIEYLLLPSLLCMAVPTLIASFLPAFKGEIDSEEEVEKPKSQHSARMLYLGLGAIIFVPIFKTVTHLPPYVGMMLSLAIVATFAEIYSRSKFSLSDFDSEEHDAAAHHSPVHASLSKIEMPSILFFLGILMAVAALESLGILFNFASTLQESVPMMGTELHVPGVTGVSDLVVMLLGVGSAVIDNVPLVAASLGMFSEPIDNELWHFIAFSAGTGGSMLIIGSAAGVVAMGMEKIDFFWYFKKISWLALIGFLVGSAAFMITRTLF, encoded by the coding sequence ATGGAATCAGTAATTATTATTGTATTTGTAATGGGGTATTTAGCCATTACTTTAGAGCACAACTTAAAGTTAGATAAATTAATTCCTGCCTTGATGATGATGGCGGTTTGCTGGGCGTTAGTTGCTCTTGGTGTCGATAATTTTACGCAATGGTTCGATTCTGCTAATCATGGTTTAGTAGATGGTTTTGCATCTATGGTTCATGATGATAAATTACATATTGTTGAAGAAACTTTATTACATCATCTAGGTAAAACTGCAGAAATTTTAGTATTCCTTTTAGGAGCAATGACAATTGTTGAAATCATTGATTATTTCGATGGATTTTCTACTATAAAAAGTTATGTAAAGACAAAAAAGAAATCTAAAATTTTATGGATTTTCTCAATTTTAGCTTTTGTTTTATCTGCTATTATAGATAATTTAACAGCAACTATTGTATTAATTTCTATTCTTCAGAAAATTGTTAAAAATAGAGAAGAAAGAATTTGGTTTGCAGGTTTAATTATTATTGCTGCAAATGCAGGTGGTGCTTGGTCTCCTATTGGAGATGTTACTACAACAATGCTTTGGATTGGTAAAAAAGTTACTACTTTAAAATTAATAGAGTATTTATTATTACCATCATTATTATGTATGGCAGTTCCTACTTTAATAGCTTCGTTTTTACCAGCGTTTAAGGGTGAAATTGATTCTGAAGAAGAAGTAGAGAAACCAAAAAGTCAGCACAGTGCAAGAATGTTATATTTAGGTTTAGGTGCTATTATTTTTGTGCCAATTTTTAAAACAGTTACACATTTACCTCCTTATGTCGGTATGATGTTATCTTTAGCAATTGTTGCAACATTTGCAGAGATATATAGTAGATCTAAATTTTCTTTATCAGATTTTGATAGCGAAGAGCATGATGCAGCTGCACATCACAGTCCAGTACATGCATCATTGTCAAAAATTGAAATGCCAAGTATTTTATTTTTCTTAGGGATATTAATGGCAGTTGCTGCTTTAGAATCTTTAGGAATTCTATTTAATTTTGCTTCAACTTTACAAGAATCCGTACCAATGATGGGAACAGAGTTACATGTTCCTGGAGTAACAGGAGTTTCAGATTTAGTAGTAATGTTATTGGGTGTTGGTTCTGCAGTAATTGATAATGTACCTTTAGTTGCAGCAAGTTTAGGTATGTTCTCTGAGCCAATAGATAATGAACTATGGCACTTTATAGCATTCTCAGCAGGTACAGGAGGATCTATGTTAATCATTGGTTCTGCGGCAGGAGTTGTTGCAATGGGAATGGAAAAAATAGATTTTTTCTGGTACTTTAAAAAAATATCTTGGTTAGCATTAATTGGCTTCTTAGTTGGTTCTGCAGCATTTATGATTACAAGAACACTTTTTTAA
- a CDS encoding Glu/Leu/Phe/Val dehydrogenase dimerization domain-containing protein codes for MKELLKIYENKQPEIVFNWKDSETEAEGWTVINSLRGGAAGGGTRMREGLDMNEVLSLAKTMEVKFTVSGPAIGGAKSGINFNPEDPRKKGVLERWFSAVSPLLKNYYGTGGDLNVDEIHEVIPMTEDVGVWHPQEGVFNGHFKPTEADKINRIGQLRHGVIKVIESESYSPDISAKFTVADMITGFGVAEAARHYYDIYGGTIVGKRAIVQGFGNVGSAAAYYLAQMGAKVVGIIDRVGGVINEEGFSFEEIKELFLHKDGNTLVAENMIPFEEINSRIWNLSCEVFAPCAASRLVKQEQINQMIETGLEVISCGANVPFADKEIFFGSIMEDTDKKVSLIPDFISNCGMARVFAYFMERRVEMTDEAIFEDTSNTIKKALQRTFARSASKTKISETAFEIALKELI; via the coding sequence ATGAAAGAATTATTAAAAATATACGAGAATAAGCAACCAGAAATAGTTTTTAATTGGAAAGATTCTGAAACAGAAGCAGAAGGTTGGACAGTGATAAACTCTTTAAGAGGAGGTGCTGCAGGCGGAGGAACAAGAATGAGAGAGGGGTTAGATATGAATGAAGTTCTGTCTCTTGCAAAAACAATGGAAGTGAAGTTTACAGTTTCTGGTCCTGCAATTGGAGGAGCAAAGTCTGGAATAAATTTTAATCCAGAAGACCCTCGTAAAAAAGGTGTTTTAGAAAGGTGGTTTAGTGCTGTTTCTCCATTATTGAAAAATTATTACGGAACTGGAGGAGATTTAAATGTTGATGAGATTCATGAAGTAATACCAATGACAGAAGATGTTGGAGTTTGGCACCCTCAAGAAGGAGTGTTTAATGGTCATTTTAAACCAACAGAAGCTGATAAGATTAACAGGATTGGTCAATTGAGGCATGGGGTGATAAAAGTCATAGAAAGCGAAAGTTATTCTCCTGATATTTCAGCGAAATTTACAGTAGCTGATATGATTACAGGTTTTGGTGTTGCTGAAGCTGCTCGTCATTATTATGATATTTATGGAGGAACAATTGTTGGTAAAAGAGCAATTGTACAAGGCTTTGGAAATGTAGGTTCTGCAGCAGCATATTATTTAGCGCAAATGGGTGCTAAAGTTGTTGGAATTATCGATAGAGTTGGAGGGGTTATAAATGAAGAAGGTTTTTCTTTTGAAGAAATAAAAGAACTGTTTTTACATAAAGATGGTAATACATTGGTTGCAGAAAACATGATTCCTTTTGAAGAAATTAATAGTCGAATCTGGAATTTGTCTTGTGAGGTTTTTGCACCATGTGCAGCTTCAAGATTGGTAAAGCAAGAGCAAATTAATCAAATGATTGAAACAGGTTTAGAAGTGATTTCTTGTGGTGCAAACGTTCCTTTTGCTGATAAAGAAATTTTCTTTGGATCAATCATGGAAGATACAGATAAAAAAGTGAGTTTAATTCCTGATTTTATTTCCAATTGTGGAATGGCAAGAGTATTTGCTTATTTTATGGAGAGAAGAGTAGAGATGACAGATGAAGCTATTTTTGAAGATACTTCAAATACGATAAAGAAAGCACTGCAAAGAACCTTTGCAAGAAGTGCTTCAAAAACAAAAATAAGTGAAACAGCGTTTGAAATAGCGCTAAAAGAATTGATATAA